The following proteins are encoded in a genomic region of Sparus aurata chromosome 23, fSpaAur1.1, whole genome shotgun sequence:
- the mapk8ip3 gene encoding C-Jun-amino-terminal kinase-interacting protein 3 isoform X5 — protein sequence MMELQIDEVVYQDDYGSGSVMSERVSGLANSIYREFERLIRSYDEEVVKELMPLVVNVLENLDAVLTENQEHEVELELLKEDNEQLITQYEREKALRKQAEEKFIEFEDALEAEKKDLQVQVEFLELQGKQLELKTKNYSDQITRLEERESDMKKEYNALHQRHTEMIQTYVEHIERSKMQQAGSNSQPEGPGCGRTSKAERPPSLSLYPNVEGMVRGGLGGARMMPGKDIWQVSELGQSTFCSAYQEDGSESDSVAATPSSTGSKSNTPTSSVPSATVTPINEGFNPNAEFDAMRPGNRRKSAKRLSRNMEVQVCQETRNVSIGMGSSDEWSEFQEIIDSTPELDMCVDPRVYGGGNSPSQGIVNEAFGINTDSLYHEIKDAKSDIIGDVDAGAELLGEFSVRDDFFGMGKEVENLLTENKQLLETKNALNIVKNDLIAKVDELSGEQEVLREELEAVRQSKNKVDARVKELEEELKRLRAEALGASRDSKDEGGDDFSSPMQDGDMTMTQRRRFTRVEMARVLMERNQYKERLMELQEAVRWTEMIRASRESPPIQEKKKSTIWQFFARLFSTSSSPPPVKRPYYSVNIHYKSPSPAGFSQRRSHTMCQISTSNRTLEFFPEELASNGVASLLSDSALLARREQRREQYRQVREHMRRDDGIMQACGWSVPSRLKQTGGQPDSAQDSPLKRQQPTNEKEDNRMKNVPVPVYCRPLVEKDPNRKLWCAAGVDLTGWRASSQESVPAKAPSGSSDPLHAEEDGAGRKSSHSSPEKRKSKELQETDTMSSRVWILTSTHSASKVVIIDANQPGSLVDQFNVCNAHVLCISSVPAASESDYPAGEIVLDPGDGGAGGGDDTGSVEGMLAGITLVGCATNCSVARSNCSSRTDTPIMDKGQAPTAPPMNGKIHPAQSAEEATEATEVPESTAGQTELGPPGPFTEHVFTDPQPRPADASDRSTGQSKEESSHPTDSEDGGEDTKNYTSVAPTMWLGAQNGWLYVHSAVGNWKKCLHSIKLKDSVLSLVHVKGRVLVALADGTLAIFHRSEDGQWDLSNYHLMDLGRPHHSIRCMAVVHDKVWCGYKNKIHVIQPKSMQIEKSFDAHPRRESQVRQLAWIGDGVWVSIRLDSTLRLYHAHTHQHLQDVDIEPYVSKMLGTGKLGFSFVRITALLIGGNRLWVGTGNGVIISIPLTETVVLHRGQLLGVRANKVSPTSSSGVIHVYGDDGSEKSTGSFIPYCSMAQAQLCFHGHRDAVKFFVSVPGNVLATLNGSVLDSPSEGQGSTAPQETEAQSVHNVLVLSGGEGYIDFRIGDGEDDETEEGESAVATQMKPAVCKAERSHIIVWQVSYIPE from the exons AAATTCATTGAATTCGAGGATGCGTTGGAAGCGGAGAAGAAGGACCTGCAGGTGCAGGTAGAGTTCCTGGAGCTGCAGGGGAAACAGCTGGAGCTCAAGACAAAGAACTATTCTGACCAGA tcaCTCGGTTGGAGGAGCGAGAATCCGACATGAAGAAAGAATACAACGCTCTCCACCAGCGTCACACTGAG ATGATTCAGACGTACGTCGAGCACATAGAGCGATCCAAAATGCAGCAGGCAGGGAGCAACAGCCAACCAGAAGGCCCCGGCTGTGGACGAAC CAGCAAAGCGGAGCGCCCGCCGTCATTGAGCCTCTACCCCAACGTCGAGGGCATGGTACGTGGGGGTCTCGGGGGGGCTAGGATGATGCCGGGGAAGGACATCTGGCAGGTCAGCGAGCTCGGCCAGTCTACCTTCTGCTCCGCCTATCAG GAGGATGGATCGGAGTCCGACTCAGTGGCGGCCACACCCAGCAGCACAGGGAGCAAGTCCAACACACCCACTTCCTCCGTCCCCTCCGCCACAGTCACCCCCATCAACGAGGGCTTCAACCCGAACGCCGAGTTTGATGCCATGCGGCCCGGGAACCGCAGGAAAAGTGCCAAGCGGCTCAGCCGGAATATGGAGGTGCAGGTTTGCCAGGAGACCAGGAATGTCAGCATTG GAATGGGAAGCAGTGATGAGTGGTCAGAGTTTCAGGAGATCATCGATTCTACTCCTGAGCTGGACATGTGTGTGGACCCCCGAGTGTATGGAGGAGGAAACAG CCCCTCGCAGGGCATAGTGAACGAGGCCTTTGGCATCAACACCGACTCTCTCTACCACGAGATCAAAGACGCCAAGTCAGACATCATTGGAGATGTGGATGCAGGTGCCGAGCTGCTAG GCGAGTTTTCAG TCCGCGATGATTTCTTCG GGATGGGCAAAGAGGTGGAGAACCTGCTGACAGAGAACAAACAGCTCCTAGAGACCAA AAATGCTCTCAACATTGTGAAAAACGACCTCATTGCCAAAGTGGACGAGCTGTCGGGGGAGCAGGAGGTGCTGCGGGAGGAGCTGGAGGCTGTGAGGCAGTCCAAGAACAAGGTGGACGCCAGAGTcaaggagctggaggaagagcTCAAGAG GTTACGAGCAGAGGCTCTCGGTGCATCTCGGGACTCTAAGGACGAAGGAGGAGATGAT TTTTCATCACCCATGCAGGACGGCGACATGACAATGACGCAGCGGCGGCGGTTCACCCGGGTGGAGATGGCCCGAGTGCTGATGGAGAGGAATCAGTACAAAGAGAGACTGATGGAGCTGCAGGAGGCCGTCCGGTGGACAGAAATGATCAG gGCATCCCGAGAGAGTCCTCCAAtccaagagaagaagaagtccaCCATCTGGCAGTT CTTTGCACGCCTCTTCAGCACATCGTCCAGCCCACCGCCTGTCAAGCGGCCGTACTACAGCGTCAACATCCACTACAAGTCTCCCTCGCCGGCCGGTTTCTCCCAGCGACGCAGCCACACCATGTGTCAGATCTCCACCTCTAATCGCACACTGGAGTTCTTCCCTGaaga ACTGGCCAGTAACGGTGTTGCGTCTCTCCTCAGTGACTCGGCACTGTTGGCCCGCCGAGAGCAGCGGCGTGAACAGTACCGGCAGGTCCGCGAGCACATGCGCCGTGATGACGGCATCATGCAGGCCTGTGGCTGGAGCGTGCCGTCTCGCTTAaaacag ACTGGAGGTCAGCCGGACAGCGCTCAGGACAGCCCGCTGAAGAGACAACAG CCCACTAACGAGAAGGAGGACAACCGCATGAAGAATGTGCCCGTCCCGGTGTACTGCcgtcctctggtggagaagGACCCCAACAGGAAG TTGTGGTGTGCGGCTGGGGTGGACCTGACAGGATGGAGAGCCAGCAGCCAGGAGTCGGTACCGGCCAAAGCACCGTCAGGCAGCAGTGACCCCCTGCACGCCGAGGAGGACGGGGCGGGCAGGAAGAGCAGCCACAGCTCCCCAGAGAAGAGGAAG TCGAAGGAGCTCCAGGAAACAGACACGATGAGCAGCCGAGTGTGGATCCTCACCAGCACCCACTCTGCCAGCAAGGTGGTCATCATCGACGCCAACCAGCCAGGCTCACTGGTTGACCAGTTCAACGTCTGCAACGCCCACGTGCTCTGCATCTCCAGCGTGCCAG CGGCCAGTGAGAGCGACTATCCAGCAGGAGAGATCGTGTTGGATCCAGGTGACGGTGGGGCAGGTGGAGGCGACGACACGGGCAGCGTGGAGGGCATGTTGGCTGGTATCACTCTCGTCGGCTGTGCCACCAACTGCAGCGTTGCCCGTAGCAACTGCTCCTCACGTACCGACACGCCCATAATGGACAAAGGACAAG CCCCCACTGCTCCCCCAATGAACGGGAAGATTCACCCTGCCCAGTCGGCTGAGGAGGCCACAGAGGCCACAGAGGTTCCCGAATCGACGGCAGGCCAAACGGAGCTGGGACCTCCGGGACCGTTTACAGAGCACGTCTTCACCGATCCCCAGCCTCGTCCAGCAGACGCCTCTGACAG GAGCACAGGTCAGTCCAAAGAGGAATCTTCTCACCCTACAGACTCAGAGGACGGCGGCGAAGATACCAAGAACTACACCAGCGTGGCCCCCACTATGTGGCTCGGGGCTCAGAACGGCTG GCTCTACGTCCACTCAGCGGTTGGAAACTGGAAGAAGTGTCTCCACTCCATCAAACTCAAAGACTCTGTGCTCAGCCTGGT GCATGTGAAAGGTCGTGTGCTGGTCGCCCTCGCTGACGGGACCCTCGCCATATTCCACAGATCAGAAG ACGGCCAGTGGGATTTGTCTAACTATCACCTAATGGACCTTGGCCGACCTCATCACTCCATCCGCTGCATGGCTGTGGTCCACGATAAAGTCTGGTGCGGCTACAAGAACAAGATCCACGTCATCCAGCCTAAGAGCATGCAGATCGAG AAGTCCTTCGATGCCCATCCCCGCAGGGAGAGTCAGGTGCGGCAGCTGGCGTGGATCGGCGACGGTGTGTGGGTGTCAATCCGGCTAGACTCGACCCTGCGGCTctaccacgcacacacacaccagcacctCCAGGATGTGGACATTGAACCATACGTCAGCAAGATGCTGG GCACCGGCAAGCTGGGCTTCTCTTTTGTGCGTATCACAGCACTTCTGATTGGCGGAAATCGTCTCTGGGTCGGAACCGGAAACGGTGTCATCATCTCCATCCCACTGACAGAGA CGGTGGTCCTTCACCGGGGACAGCTCCTTGGTGTGAGGG CCAACAAGGTGTCTCCTACATCGTCCAGTGGAGTGATTCACGTGTACGGTGACGACGGCTCTGAGAAGAGCACCGGCAGCTTCATCCCCTACTGCTCCATGGCACAGGCCCAGCTCTGCTTCCATGGACACCGTGATGCTGTCAAGTTCTTCGTCTCTGTCCCCG gcaATGTTCTGGCCACCCTGAATGGCAGCGTGCTGGACAGTCCGTCAGAGGGTCAGGGCTCAACAGCTCCACAAGAGACGGAGGCCCAGAGTGTTCATAACGTGTTGGTGCTGAGTGGAGGAGAGGGCTACATTGACTTCCGCATAG GAGATGGAGAGGACGATGAGAcggaggaaggagagagcgcCGTAGCTACGCAAATGAAACCTGCTGTGTGCAAAGCCGAGCGGAGCCACATCATCGTCTGGCAGGTGTCTTACATACCCGAGTGA
- the mapk8ip3 gene encoding C-Jun-amino-terminal kinase-interacting protein 3 isoform X8, with protein sequence MMELQIDEVVYQDDYGSGSVMSERVSGLANSIYREFERLIRSYDEEVVKELMPLVVNVLENLDAVLTENQEHEVELELLKEDNEQLITQYEREKALRKQAEEKFIEFEDALEAEKKDLQVQVEFLELQGKQLELKTKNYSDQITRLEERESDMKKEYNALHQRHTEMIQTYVEHIERSKMQQAGSNSQPEGPGCGRTHRHTWRKSSKAERPPSLSLYPNVEGMVRGGLGGARMMPGKDIWQVSELGQSTFCSAYQEDGSESDSVAATPSSTGSKSNTPTSSVPSATVTPINEGFNPNAEFDAMRPGNRRKSAKRLSRNMEVQVCQETRNVSIGMGSSDEWSEFQEIIDSTPELDMCVDPRVYGGGNSPSQGIVNEAFGINTDSLYHEIKDAKSDIIGDVDAGAELLGEFSVRDDFFGMGKEVENLLTENKQLLETKNALNIVKNDLIAKVDELSGEQEVLREELEAVRQSKNKVDARVKELEEELKRLRAEALGASRDSKDEGGDDFSSPMQDGDMTMTQRRRFTRVEMARVLMERNQYKERLMELQEAVRWTEMIRASRESPPIQEKKKSTIWQFFARLFSTSSSPPPVKRPYYSVNIHYKSPSPAGFSQRRSHTMCQISTSNRTLEFFPEDDSALLARREQRREQYRQVREHMRRDDGIMQACGWSVPSRLKQTGGQPDSAQDSPLKRQQPTNEKEDNRMKNVPVPVYCRPLVEKDPNRKLWCAAGVDLTGWRASSQESVPAKAPSGSSDPLHAEEDGAGRKSSHSSPEKRKSKELQETDTMSSRVWILTSTHSASKVVIIDANQPGSLVDQFNVCNAHVLCISSVPAASESDYPAGEIVLDPGDGGAGGGDDTGSVEGMLAGITLVGCATNCSVARSNCSSRTDTPIMDKGQAPTAPPMNGKIHPAQSAEEATEATEVPESTAGQTELGPPGPFTEHVFTDPQPRPADASDRSTGQSKEESSHPTDSEDGGEDTKNYTSVAPTMWLGAQNGWLYVHSAVGNWKKCLHSIKLKDSVLSLVHVKGRVLVALADGTLAIFHRSEDGQWDLSNYHLMDLGRPHHSIRCMAVVHDKVWCGYKNKIHVIQPKSMQIEKSFDAHPRRESQVRQLAWIGDGVWVSIRLDSTLRLYHAHTHQHLQDVDIEPYVSKMLGTGKLGFSFVRITALLIGGNRLWVGTGNGVIISIPLTETVVLHRGQLLGVRANKVSPTSSSGVIHVYGDDGSEKSTGSFIPYCSMAQAQLCFHGHRDAVKFFVSVPGNVLATLNGSVLDSPSEGQGSTAPQETEAQSVHNVLVLSGGEGYIDFRIGDGEDDETEEGESAVATQMKPAVCKAERSHIIVWQVSYIPE encoded by the exons AAATTCATTGAATTCGAGGATGCGTTGGAAGCGGAGAAGAAGGACCTGCAGGTGCAGGTAGAGTTCCTGGAGCTGCAGGGGAAACAGCTGGAGCTCAAGACAAAGAACTATTCTGACCAGA tcaCTCGGTTGGAGGAGCGAGAATCCGACATGAAGAAAGAATACAACGCTCTCCACCAGCGTCACACTGAG ATGATTCAGACGTACGTCGAGCACATAGAGCGATCCAAAATGCAGCAGGCAGGGAGCAACAGCCAACCAGAAGGCCCCGGCTGTGGACGAAC TCATCGCCACACATGGAGGAAAAG CAGCAAAGCGGAGCGCCCGCCGTCATTGAGCCTCTACCCCAACGTCGAGGGCATGGTACGTGGGGGTCTCGGGGGGGCTAGGATGATGCCGGGGAAGGACATCTGGCAGGTCAGCGAGCTCGGCCAGTCTACCTTCTGCTCCGCCTATCAG GAGGATGGATCGGAGTCCGACTCAGTGGCGGCCACACCCAGCAGCACAGGGAGCAAGTCCAACACACCCACTTCCTCCGTCCCCTCCGCCACAGTCACCCCCATCAACGAGGGCTTCAACCCGAACGCCGAGTTTGATGCCATGCGGCCCGGGAACCGCAGGAAAAGTGCCAAGCGGCTCAGCCGGAATATGGAGGTGCAGGTTTGCCAGGAGACCAGGAATGTCAGCATTG GAATGGGAAGCAGTGATGAGTGGTCAGAGTTTCAGGAGATCATCGATTCTACTCCTGAGCTGGACATGTGTGTGGACCCCCGAGTGTATGGAGGAGGAAACAG CCCCTCGCAGGGCATAGTGAACGAGGCCTTTGGCATCAACACCGACTCTCTCTACCACGAGATCAAAGACGCCAAGTCAGACATCATTGGAGATGTGGATGCAGGTGCCGAGCTGCTAG GCGAGTTTTCAG TCCGCGATGATTTCTTCG GGATGGGCAAAGAGGTGGAGAACCTGCTGACAGAGAACAAACAGCTCCTAGAGACCAA AAATGCTCTCAACATTGTGAAAAACGACCTCATTGCCAAAGTGGACGAGCTGTCGGGGGAGCAGGAGGTGCTGCGGGAGGAGCTGGAGGCTGTGAGGCAGTCCAAGAACAAGGTGGACGCCAGAGTcaaggagctggaggaagagcTCAAGAG GTTACGAGCAGAGGCTCTCGGTGCATCTCGGGACTCTAAGGACGAAGGAGGAGATGAT TTTTCATCACCCATGCAGGACGGCGACATGACAATGACGCAGCGGCGGCGGTTCACCCGGGTGGAGATGGCCCGAGTGCTGATGGAGAGGAATCAGTACAAAGAGAGACTGATGGAGCTGCAGGAGGCCGTCCGGTGGACAGAAATGATCAG gGCATCCCGAGAGAGTCCTCCAAtccaagagaagaagaagtccaCCATCTGGCAGTT CTTTGCACGCCTCTTCAGCACATCGTCCAGCCCACCGCCTGTCAAGCGGCCGTACTACAGCGTCAACATCCACTACAAGTCTCCCTCGCCGGCCGGTTTCTCCCAGCGACGCAGCCACACCATGTGTCAGATCTCCACCTCTAATCGCACACTGGAGTTCTTCCCTGaaga TGACTCGGCACTGTTGGCCCGCCGAGAGCAGCGGCGTGAACAGTACCGGCAGGTCCGCGAGCACATGCGCCGTGATGACGGCATCATGCAGGCCTGTGGCTGGAGCGTGCCGTCTCGCTTAaaacag ACTGGAGGTCAGCCGGACAGCGCTCAGGACAGCCCGCTGAAGAGACAACAG CCCACTAACGAGAAGGAGGACAACCGCATGAAGAATGTGCCCGTCCCGGTGTACTGCcgtcctctggtggagaagGACCCCAACAGGAAG TTGTGGTGTGCGGCTGGGGTGGACCTGACAGGATGGAGAGCCAGCAGCCAGGAGTCGGTACCGGCCAAAGCACCGTCAGGCAGCAGTGACCCCCTGCACGCCGAGGAGGACGGGGCGGGCAGGAAGAGCAGCCACAGCTCCCCAGAGAAGAGGAAG TCGAAGGAGCTCCAGGAAACAGACACGATGAGCAGCCGAGTGTGGATCCTCACCAGCACCCACTCTGCCAGCAAGGTGGTCATCATCGACGCCAACCAGCCAGGCTCACTGGTTGACCAGTTCAACGTCTGCAACGCCCACGTGCTCTGCATCTCCAGCGTGCCAG CGGCCAGTGAGAGCGACTATCCAGCAGGAGAGATCGTGTTGGATCCAGGTGACGGTGGGGCAGGTGGAGGCGACGACACGGGCAGCGTGGAGGGCATGTTGGCTGGTATCACTCTCGTCGGCTGTGCCACCAACTGCAGCGTTGCCCGTAGCAACTGCTCCTCACGTACCGACACGCCCATAATGGACAAAGGACAAG CCCCCACTGCTCCCCCAATGAACGGGAAGATTCACCCTGCCCAGTCGGCTGAGGAGGCCACAGAGGCCACAGAGGTTCCCGAATCGACGGCAGGCCAAACGGAGCTGGGACCTCCGGGACCGTTTACAGAGCACGTCTTCACCGATCCCCAGCCTCGTCCAGCAGACGCCTCTGACAG GAGCACAGGTCAGTCCAAAGAGGAATCTTCTCACCCTACAGACTCAGAGGACGGCGGCGAAGATACCAAGAACTACACCAGCGTGGCCCCCACTATGTGGCTCGGGGCTCAGAACGGCTG GCTCTACGTCCACTCAGCGGTTGGAAACTGGAAGAAGTGTCTCCACTCCATCAAACTCAAAGACTCTGTGCTCAGCCTGGT GCATGTGAAAGGTCGTGTGCTGGTCGCCCTCGCTGACGGGACCCTCGCCATATTCCACAGATCAGAAG ACGGCCAGTGGGATTTGTCTAACTATCACCTAATGGACCTTGGCCGACCTCATCACTCCATCCGCTGCATGGCTGTGGTCCACGATAAAGTCTGGTGCGGCTACAAGAACAAGATCCACGTCATCCAGCCTAAGAGCATGCAGATCGAG AAGTCCTTCGATGCCCATCCCCGCAGGGAGAGTCAGGTGCGGCAGCTGGCGTGGATCGGCGACGGTGTGTGGGTGTCAATCCGGCTAGACTCGACCCTGCGGCTctaccacgcacacacacaccagcacctCCAGGATGTGGACATTGAACCATACGTCAGCAAGATGCTGG GCACCGGCAAGCTGGGCTTCTCTTTTGTGCGTATCACAGCACTTCTGATTGGCGGAAATCGTCTCTGGGTCGGAACCGGAAACGGTGTCATCATCTCCATCCCACTGACAGAGA CGGTGGTCCTTCACCGGGGACAGCTCCTTGGTGTGAGGG CCAACAAGGTGTCTCCTACATCGTCCAGTGGAGTGATTCACGTGTACGGTGACGACGGCTCTGAGAAGAGCACCGGCAGCTTCATCCCCTACTGCTCCATGGCACAGGCCCAGCTCTGCTTCCATGGACACCGTGATGCTGTCAAGTTCTTCGTCTCTGTCCCCG gcaATGTTCTGGCCACCCTGAATGGCAGCGTGCTGGACAGTCCGTCAGAGGGTCAGGGCTCAACAGCTCCACAAGAGACGGAGGCCCAGAGTGTTCATAACGTGTTGGTGCTGAGTGGAGGAGAGGGCTACATTGACTTCCGCATAG GAGATGGAGAGGACGATGAGAcggaggaaggagagagcgcCGTAGCTACGCAAATGAAACCTGCTGTGTGCAAAGCCGAGCGGAGCCACATCATCGTCTGGCAGGTGTCTTACATACCCGAGTGA